ATTAATCGATCGATCGTATATGCATGCACAATAACATAGAACGATGAATCGAGTGAAAATATGTGTTTTGTTTGTGATGTCGATGTTCCTCCCGGTTTCTATTgttgaaacaatattaaaaatacattcagAATTCTGAATGAGGTCGTGTGGCCAGCCAATCGGTGATTGTAGGAATTTCGTGCACTCGTTTCTTCAAGCCACGTAAAGCCGGATAATTCTCTAAAGCGGTTGCACCGAAAATGTTCTCAAAGTTCTCCAACGCCACCGTAAACACAAAATCCGCCCACGTAGTCTGAAAAGCAACACGCGGTTATTGCGGATTTATCGTCAAAACGAAAATTTTCACTTAACGTGTCACGAAAATGaatgctttaattaaaattttcagattcgTGGCGTTCGATGTTTACACTCAAGCTTTTGTTCTATTTTACTCAAATGATGAAAACATTGAATTATATgccaattatatttcaattaataacactttgtatattttaattattcattttatacTGTGGAATCTCTCTAGtttatctcattttataattcaGTAGATTTGTATTATACTATTGTATTAtactatttgtattatattcagTAGATTCATATAATTCAGTAGATTTGTATTATACCGTGGAACCAACCGCATAACCACCATTCTCGGCGATGGTTTGCTCGAACTTATTTAGATAGAACGGAATTATTTCCTTTAGAAGTTTTGTCTTTTTCTCCTCCTTCTTAAAGAGATCCTCCTCTGCACGATATTGGAAGATGActgaaaaatgaaagaacaGTGAAAGCGCAAACTTTAAtggcattttaaaatttaatgacacATCGCGATCGAAATGTGTACTGTTGTACATTTGGGTCAATACTagtattgaatatatttcagaataatgTAAAAGCTGTTTGTTGGATGAGAATTAGTAGTATCTAAATGAGACGGAAATATAGTTAGCGACCGCATAATAACTCGCGTCCGCTAGAATACCTCATTAGCTATCTGACTtgcttattattattgtataatataatgttaacgGTAACTTACAATACAATATCGTGTGCGTAAAACATATCGAATTTAGCGAGAAGCTCTTCTCCACGATGCGATCTGGTATCTGGTCAATTATGCGGGAACCACGGACTTTCGAAATAGGCAACATAGGCGAGAAGCGCATGTTAGAATTTTCCGCGACATTGATACCGAACGTTGCGTATTTCTGCTCTCCGTCACAAATTTCTAGAGGTTTTGGAATATCGTCACCTTTGAGACGCAAtctaaagattttataaattctttacgATTGAGAGTTTCAAGATTTTCAAGATTGCATATTGAAAAAGTTTGTGGACGTCATCGACGATCATTATCGATTGATGCTCGCGCGCAAACTTGATCGTCATCGACTTCGGTTGCGGTCAACTTGACGCTACAAATGCTTCGAAGCgttcttcctctttcttcattaaaggaaaggaagaagaaaaactgGATCGTATTACTTACATTGTTTCAGATCTCCCAGAGTATCGACCAATATATCGCACAGCATCGAATCCCATTCGTCCTTGCCTGCGAGATTGTGCTCGCGAGCCAGGTAACGTGCCACGGCGTTACTTTGCGCTACCGGCTTACCGTCTATCTTCAGAACTGGCAGCATTCCGTAAGGCATTgctaaaagaaatagaaaacaatcgACAGCTCATGCTTAAATGCAActcatattttatctttgttgaAATTGGTAATAAAAGGGCGGAAACATTATTGCATTCGATCATATGATTATCAAGTACACCTTTTTATGTGTAACACTTGAGAAATTTAtgtgcaatttaaatttaactcttaattaatcaataaaattcgaGTTAAACGTTATAATCGAAATACTTGTATTAGTAAAATTTGTGTATCGCAACAAAATGCATATCTTGTGCCAATAAATGTTTACCAATTAATTTAAGCGGTTTGAATTTTTCTGTCTATATCTAATTTCTGAGGCacttacattttttaagtTCAGGCCAATGATCGTTGGAAATTCTCTCGTCGATATAACTGATGCCCGCATAGGCGAATATGTAGCGAATATGCTCGGCACGACCTCGTGcattaaagtatattaatttgtatctcGGCTGATCCTCAGCcatcttttttaattgcaatctagaaaaacataaatttgtcAGGAAAGTTGTGAGTTGTGTAATTTCTGATCACTATTTTAACACATGTATGTAGATATTGTCATGTAGCAAAAATGATGTTGACATTATCAGGCAGCGTTGACGATGGCATTTGTAAAATTAGGCAATATCCTGTTTGGCAGCATCAAGGACAAGTATCATTACCACATTTGTTggcaatttttcaattataacaatcattttctaatatactattttttgtttcaagcaagagaaaaactttttctaaaattcatACATATGCAGCTTCCAagcaattgtatttttattcaaatatatttagaattttttggaAAGCTTAATCCTGAATTGAAATCTTTACAATATGAACAGTTTTCTGAAATAGAGTTGGAGTTTTACATTTGTAAACTATGACTTTTTTGGCACTGTCATATTGCCGATTTGAAGCTTTATCGTTCTTAAGCAAAAGTGTTCCATCTTGGTGGGTGATCTACGATAATTCAAACAACTGCCTATAGACTCTGTTTCTTCCGTAAGACATATAATCTATTTGGATTATCTTCACCGCAGGTGGTCGACTCGTTTCGAAAGTAACGATAGGTTTGCGTGATTACGTGCGTGAACGGTGAGCTTTATCAAATTTCGGGAATCGAGACTCATCTACTGAAgatgtgtatacatataaactGAACAGACAAACGCGAGCATATTTTCTAGACTTCCTTGAAAATCACACAAGTATCTGCGCCATACCGTTTATACGGCATGTATGTTCATATTGAACCTATCGTGAGCATCGTGAGCACATATCGTGATACACACAGCCTGGTTTGAACGTTATTAACCTACACTGCTACACTATACACGTAAAACTTGCGGTTGAGCAACAATAATGCAcgttttggaaaaaaaatttgatcattttacattattattttattattatgtctgTTTAATGTCGACCTCGAGTTTGATAAGCATTCCTGCAtcattctaaatataaattaatgaaaaaatattttcaataatttttacccACTTACGCTTTTCACATTTATTAGTATGGCAAATGATGAACGGTAATGTCGACCAAGTTGTTGTCAATATGTTGTCAATGTCAACTCGTTGTAAATTTCatgtaaattttagaaattttagaatGAAATAAACTCTTCACTTTAGTAATCAtgtaatgcaaatttaattagagtAATCGGCATTTTAACGTGGTTATGTGTTCACAAACAGATCGCACGATACGTTGATAATCGAACTTCAATAACCAGATTTGACGTAAAATCAATGTCCCGTATCTGCAAAAGCATTAATTCGGCGCGTGGGCAGACAGCTGGAAGGTATAAGATATAAGGGTTAAAAAAGCATTAATGTTGACATTAGCAACCCTCGACAACAccgttttctctttctcacaCGGAGATTTACGCTTTATAAGTTCGCCTCAACTGCTTTTGCCAACCAATTCATTAGTCATGCCGGGCCATCTCTCGACATAGACGTATGAGTTTTGTATGAGAGTGAGATGGTAAAAAGCCTTTCGTAAAATGTGTATCTCACTATCTCGATGAAAATAACGATTTCGTACACATTtcccttttctttttatacctttttataccttttttttacaccttttTCAGAAGAAGATGTTCTTAACGAGACAGTTTTGTTCATCGAAAAATCTGATAAACAAATCTGAGAACTTGTCGAAATCAAAGTATCAACAGTATTTTCAATTATGACAATAGTATTTCTAATTATGTAAATAGTGACACATTATTTTACACACATGTCATTGGCAAAATCGCGGTTTTCCCTTAGTCTGTTAGACACAACAGTTTGTTGATACAAtcgcataatattaaaatggcAAACGTGtataactaattataagaCTTGTAACATTTCTGCTTGTCACACCTGTTCACATTTTTCAAGTGTAGAAATAAGTAAATTCTTTCCAACTAATTTTACTCTTATTGTTTTAAAGCGTCAAATTTCTGTCGCGATGACATTTGCAAGCAACCCTTGTATTATCACAACGCAATAAACACATCTTTTTCTCACACATTTGACAATCACGATATGTGCAACttgaaatattgtttcaaacttTGAAACGATATTTGtaaattccaatttcttgCGGAAGTCTTGAGAATACAtgtacaaacaaaaatattttggtaCTTGATTGTTTCAACAAAATACAATCTTTCAGGACAAAAATTGTTAGTCTTTTGACGTGACCATTTTTCGCGACAATTTTAGGTGTGACAATCGCATCGGCAAATTTCAAACTCACCTCGCGATTTCGTGGGAACTCTATACTGCCTCAAATAAAAAGTACTCGCGCACTACATGGACACGGAACTAACTCAAATCGCAAATCGTACAAATGAAATTGGGTGCGacgcagagaaagagaggttTCCTTCGACTCTTCACTCTTGCGCTTCTGCTTACCTACTAGTGCGAGTTTCAGGCTTTGACGAGCACGATGCGCGCCCTCAGAAAATTTATACCACCCGCCACATTCCACCCCTTCAAGTTGTGTACGGGGTGATCCAAAAGTCAACCGCCAGAAATTCATCTTCAAAGTCTTTCAACGAGAACGATGATAATTTCTATATCAATTGTATTTGCaagatatatttgaaaaatgttgacacattaaaatcaatacaaaTTCTATCAATTATCAATATGGCAATTTTTGCACGAGTCCGGataaactataaatatcaaatgtcattcttttaaatatcgtAGACAATCCACACAACATTATGTCGTCTTATGTTCGAAAGACATCTTAAAATCACTCAGACATCTTACAAAGCTGTCGAAGAGACGTATTTAAAACGTCTATGAGACGTCTTATGCAACAATTTTCGACGATTTAGAAACGTCTTTGAGATGTCTCTTGATTTGTCTTATAAGACGTCTGTGAGACTTATTTTAAGATGCCCTTAAGACaaacgttttattaatatgataattttatactcaAGTAGCAAATGATCGTCAtctgatgttttttttttatcgtcatAATTggttattataattgttaatttgttaaatataataaccaATTATGACGATAAAAAAACATCAGATGACGATCATTTGCTACTTgagcaattattttacaatagaatatttttaaacttgttattaatattttattgttaatatttctttacataacacttttaaacataatacttttacataatacttcttatataaactatattaagatatattgttaaaatataaaatccaaatatacatatgtatatttgtaatactACTTACTTATTTATgtcacttttttaaataaataatggaggCAATCTCCTGTGTGCCGCAACCATTCTTGGATAACTTTCTGCACCCGATAAAGACTGCAATTTTCTACCGTAGAAATgtaatctgaaataattacaaaattatgttgaaattacaattttttgtaatattgtacacaatactgtaatattaaaaactgttgttataatgtaaaaatattaatatatatcattaattaaataatatatttaagtgtataatactattattacgtataatataagtatatataattatacataataatagtattaaattatacgtaataataTCACACACATTAAATACAtctatttaatgaataatattatacatataatataagtataagtACAGTATTtcgtaatattattacatatataatatatatctatgacTTGGTACAAGAAGTGGCAATATCAAATTTCTGCTTAAATAAGCCAAGACTGGAAGCGTGTtgaaaactcttgtacattgTGTGCAATGGTATGtcaaaatctaaataaaaatgaaggtAACAGCTTCCacttacatatatacatcaagttatttaattatgaactaaaaaaatttttaactgacATATCTCCAACGGACATATCTCAAGTCGCGAACTGTCGCTAATTTTTCCGtccgaattattttttttttttttttttttaacatccaATACTATTGCAACTGTTGCTATCCACAGAACATTCAGCAATACGTTTAACTCAATAAACATGACAGGAAAGGCATATGACCAATGTCATATCCCTATACAATACATAAGCATATTCACAATCTAGCAAGTATGCTATTTAGGAATACAAAACTATAGTGtattaggttaggttaggttaggagATCTGTAGGTATCTTCCTCTTGAGTCTACGCACAATTCTTCTGTCACGCATAAGGTTGGTGACAAGGTTGTTTGGGTGCTCTTCCAGTCTGTCTCGATATCTCAAGCAGAATTCCTTGATTGCCGAGTTATTTGGCGCACAAATTTTGTTAGCAACGGATTTCCATGTAATTCTATACGTTCGATATTATGTGAACGTGAAGGGGAGGCGATTGcatgttaaatgttaatacaTGTTATGTCGTGTGTGCTTGGGTCAGTTAATTGATCAGACCAAGCCAGTTAGTTTCATTATGTTATCTCTATCTTCGTGGGTTTCACACAATAGATGTCTTTCAATATCGGGGCCACTAGGTCTGTTCACGTAGTTTATAAGCTCTTGATCGCAACGTTAATTGTGACAATGGTCAAAACAAAAGCGTCTCAATGTCGAGaccgataaaattttcaacatacGATATGTCTATAATTACCTatcataattacaattataatacactattataattataaattataaaaacttagtattttatgcgatatataatataaaacaacaaggcaacattatttaattaaatatcaatcaaGTTGAATTTGTATGATTTACTTTACATCTGTACTATACTATATTTATGGAGCTGCAAGTAAATCccaattttatttccaaagtGTTGTagaattgatttaattttattttgataaaagtttcttctcttaattcaaatataagaaagattatctttaatttttaaaaaaaccagagataaaaagaattaagatTAATTGAAGATCATTGAAGTGACGGAAGAgtgatagaaataataatacgtcTGTATTTCTTTCACGAGGATTACGTGAATCTGACGTTTGCGCAGAAGAATAACTATGCCGGAGGCATTGTTTAATGGGTCACCGTAAAGTGGCAAAGAATTGCGGGCCGTAACTGCCACATGCCGTGGTCAAACCGGCAGGGCCTCTAAAATGCGTTTACCGACGCTCGTAAGCATTTTGTTATCGCGATATGAACTAAATGACGGCGTTTAGTGCAAGGTTAGCCGGCGATGAGCAAAGCTGACGACGGCGGCGATCCTATCTGCGCGTTTTCCACGATTGAAGACAAGACAGTTAAGAACACGAACATATTTTCATGTAAGTATATCATTGATTGGTCATTCTGCTTAATCATGagtaattatatgaataaagctatttttctatttgcgaTGTTGCAATTTTGTTTAGGGAAATTTTTCGGGGTAGTTATTTTCGGTGTATAGCTAACCGAATTTatggcaataataaaaaacttgacGTTTCTCCTGttaacaacaacaacaacttGAAAGAGTGTGTAcagaatatttgaaaagtGTGAACTTCATTTAAATGGTATATTCTTTTTGATGAATTTAAAGTTTATGTTATCGTTTGCAATTAaactgtaatttaaattaacactCGGAGACAACTAAATTTACTAAAAgtgtaatgtaataattgaaacaaataataaacattatatttgacaaaagcatttaaattcaaagatttggcttcatatatttaaagtttaattacgAAGAAGAAAGCAATTCCAAATTCATCGAGAGATTATCACTCACGAATAAAgctcaaatatataaacaatagattttgcattatttgattacaTTTTAGAATTCCTATTCGTTTACAGTGCAAAACTGTGACGAGTATTGTGTTAATGGATTTAATATGGTTTGCTGAGAAAGCCGTGAAAACATTGCAACTTGATGGAACATCCATCACGATGACAACCAAGTGATGTTTTTCTCGCTCACAGAATTTggtttaaattacatttacggTAACAAGAAATTGAATCGCGATAATCTATATAAATCTCCGATACAATATCATCGAAATGTAAAATCCTTTATCGACTTTTTCGTCTTCTCAATTAatacaagagagagagagagagagagagagagagagagagagagagagaaattctacgaaaaattatacattttactgTCCACTAATTATGATATGTCAAACCAAAAAAATcaatgataaattgattaaattatcttttctaaactcaattttttgacacttaataattttccaCTCTTCATTATTAAGATTAGAAAATCCAAAGTTCATAATCAGTTCTCTCAGTtgtgtatttttaatcaaCTGCTTTATCAGGACGCGCCTAAAGCACAGActtaattaaaagctttatGACTGCATTTTTACTGACAATTCTTGTGTGTAATATGACGCGTGAGCATTTCTTAAATAACATGATAACATTTTAAGCGCTAGTCATAATTTCTCATAATTGCTTACATCTGAGCTCTTATATCTtgccatttataaaaaatagctaAAAAACGATACAACTACTAACTTTTTCTAAACAAGatgtattattaacaaatatttatgacaattatataaagataataataattatgcacttATCTAGACGCGCGCGTCGCATGCCCACACAACACACACGCATACGTGCAcatcaattttaatctattttgaagaaaaaaattgcaataaaactttatttattgaattttgtttaaggcactgtatattaattaagtataatataaactaatgtttgattaattaaattttgaaactatgctattatttttgtcaaagttgtgtaataaaaaaaaatcaacaaagttgaccccccccccccacacCATACAAATGCGtagcaaaataaattgataagatCAGCACGTAACTGCGGTTAACAACGACACggcaatttaaaagaatacaaAGATTACAGAGCTGTTCTAAATTACAATTCGACGATGTTACAATTTACAAAACTTGACAATCTTAATGAGCAGTAAgcgtaaatttattaacagtaATTTAGTGCGCaaacatttttgtttgtacactgattaattaaaattatattacactgaaattataaattttttaaagtacgCCGATACCAGATAAATGTGGCTTTGAATGTTTTTGACGAGTAATtttagaaacagaaaaaattttctgtttcCAATCTCTTTTGTCACAACGTCTTGCCGTATTTTACCGGTCGATCGACGAAAAAGACGACGAGGGGAGGTGAAGAGTAAGTGGAATAAATTGAGAAGATTAATCGCAATCTCCATGTAGCTTGGGTTGCACCCGATTGTTCGATAAACGCCCGCGTCCTCCCTACTGAACTTGGAAACTGGGTTGCATAACCGGTTTGCAGCAAAGCTGTACGAATTACGTTAGCTAGTTAGTCTGAGAATCGCGCAATCTCTCGACTGTATCAAAATGCAGCGCGAAATGTGTCCGCCGAGATGTCTACCATTGAATGAAGAAAATACAACTTGATTCGATTAGCTTGCACGCTAAGAAAAACATGCgcatatataacaattaacgTACGTAAGAGAAAACTCAGAACGATATGTGTCAAACACGAATTTATCGCGTATGGATACTAACTAactaatttcttttcattcgATTTTTATTCGCTACTGAATCTCATTCGCGACGGAAGTCTACAAACTCGTATGAGTTGCAATAATTACAACTAACTTCAAAATTCGACGAAATCAAGAATTTCTATCAATCCCTGTTTTCAAGTCATGAATATGAATCATAAATtcagaagaaaagaaaaaatctcataaacatataataaataaattacaataataaataagtataataaatataataaacaagttTTTCTGCCAATTTCTTCCTTCTTTTGCTGCATTATTTCTGCATTGTTTGTAAGAGAATTGTTTGCGAAACGTCAATGCTGTGTTGatggaaaatatttgtgagtaatacattatatgtacaagttatatgtacaaattttACTACCATTAGCAAATTACTGTAAGCGTTAGCCACGTGGGATTCACAGCCACGTCATTTGTCGAAAGAAACTCACGGAAAATTACAATAACAGATTACAATTATACAATAACAGACGATAAAGATCAACGCGTGCAGTTATCGGCCTTAATGAGCGATACGATTAAAACTTGGCTGAGCATAATACTATTCCGTCGCGAAACATGAAATCCAATACCTATGCATACCTATATTTCAAAGCAGCAATtggtgaattatttttatttgcaaaaatattatctttgacATAAACAAAAgagtattgattaattatgttagtaaaattcttattattatataatgccTGAATGCAATAAATCTTCTgtaaatgatgataataatactaaAGCGTACGTTGACTGTTCATTGTACGACATTTAGGTAAATGTTGTTTGAGAAAGAGGCATTGAAAAGTTGTACAATTGAAACATTCGACAAAAcggaaaatatcgaaaaatgagTTTTACAGAAAACAATTGAaacttgaataatttttgtccacttaataataaaattaaaatataacactGAAATACGAAGAACTTGCggctaataataatacttgtatttataatattttgctgaaacgcgctattaaagatattgtagatattaatatatatatatatatatatatatatatatatatatatatatatatatatgcctctaatatatatatagaatataatttatatcaaattaaaatttttctttatagtatatatacacttatcttcaatttattatatattagacCAATCAGTGAAAACAGCAAACGTGACCGATTAAAACAAgtcgaatatataaataaacactTGGCGAGATATCGCCTTAAAAAACGAGTTTATCATCGACTATTCGACTAATTGTAAACTCAATCGTTTCAATGTTTTCGTTACTAAGCTAAACAATTGGACTTCAAGAGTAGCCGATTGTCCGATTTCCGGCCacttgatataaattataaaacgctTAAACTTACTTTAGTGCCGTCAGTGATTGTTCAGTTGTGAAGAACAATCGATTCATGCCGATTGCCTAAATTGACACCAATCGTTACGAGATGTTTCTACGAAGCTTCCGCTCGATTACGACAGCAACTTTGatgtttgttataaattgcgcatacaaaaatgatttaacaGCTCTTAAAGCtggaagaaaatgtaatacaattGTTAAAAACATTGTCGGTCAAAATTGTCATGAAGAGCAAACCACAATGCAAAATCGCGCGCAACAAGTGCACGGTTGACAgcagcaattaattaatattcaacacggagaaaaatcaagatattttattaaccaCTCACGATCAATAAATTACGACGATTGTGACAAATGCAATTAACTCATTACATAAAgtcgttacaaaaatattgggAAAGTTATCTTAATTGtgtattttacttatataGCTACGTCGAAAAGTGTAACACGCACAATTCCATGACGCAccgataattcaagttttgCGCATTGACATTATCAATGGTAATAATGTCAGTTGGcgttgataaaaatacaattttaccTTCATAAAACCACATGTGTGTTAcacataattacaaataaaatcgataagatattgcaatattgacattaacaataaaattttctgttgTATTGATTGTGTTGGTTTTATTACAACAGTCGCCCGCAACAGTTGACTTCTATTAACTTTACTCAAATTCTCAGATCTCAGGAGtctatagaaattattattattttatatactatatttgtatttaatttttaaaaaatccgcaatttttcttgcaaatgtGCTTTGGCAACACCCCAACAGGATAAGCGACAGTAAAATTGATAACAATTCGCAATGACGTCATTTAACATTTGTGTGACCCTGTTAAATTTGATTAGTCGTGACAATATTTGTGACGTCGTGCGAGACATAAAAACAATATCGATGATATTTCGATTTGTGCGCATTGTGGTTGCACATTTACGGTCCGTTGTCTAGCTAGtcttttttatgcaataaattatataatgcgatataaatatcatgcaaatgtttaatttatgcCGAGTGGGATTGGACGGCGAAATCACAAGAAGGTGTGTCCGCGGAAACTGGCCTGCAACTTCGCATCAGAGGCAAGGTTCCCtgagatttttttacttatgtGAATGATTGTATTGAGATCTATGCATCTATATATTTCAGTACATTATGACGCAGAAATTAATAGAAGAAATACTAGATGATATTAGatcaatgataaattatgtCTTTACATCTTGTTATTTGCGCATTAGCTTTTCCTTTATTTCAAGagtgaa
The nucleotide sequence above comes from Linepithema humile isolate Giens D197 chromosome 4, Lhum_UNIL_v1.0, whole genome shotgun sequence. Encoded proteins:
- the LOC105669180 gene encoding glutathione S-transferase-like, with product MAEDQPRYKLIYFNARGRAEHIRYIFAYAGISYIDERISNDHWPELKKSMPYGMLPVLKIDGKPVAQSNAVARYLAREHNLAGKDEWDSMLCDILVDTLGDLKQFIFQYRAEEDLFKKEEKKTKLLKEIIPFYLNKFEQTIAENGGYAVGSTTTWADFVFTVALENFENIFGATALENYPALRGLKKRVHEIPTITDWLATRPHSEF